One Deltaproteobacteria bacterium genomic window, TCTGCCGATCCTGCGGGCCCTACTGGACCGCGCGGCCCGAAACGTCCCGTTCAGCAACAGACGGTATTTCCCGGAAACAGCGCCGGACAACGGGCCGTGCATCTCCGTGGTCAGCATCATCTACCGCAAGGCCAAGGAGATGATCTCCTTTCTCCAGGGACTGAACGGCCAAAACCTGGCCCGCCCCTATGAGGTCGTGCTGGTGGACGACGCCTCCCCGGACGACGCCGTGGACGAGGTGGAGCGGTGGCTTCGGGAGATCCGGTCCGCCGGGTTGCTCAACCGGTTCATGACCGTGCGCGTCCTGCGCAACGAATCCAACCGGGGCAACTGCGTCTCGCGCAACCGGGGCATCGAGGCGGCCAAGGCCGAGATCGTGCTCGTGGCGGACGGCGACGTACACTTCTCCACCGGAAGCCTGGGCGCTCACCTGCGGGCCTACCGCAACGGCGATTGCGACGCGGTGATCGGCTTTTCGCTCTTCGACATGGACGGCGAGATGGCGGAGGAGTGGGTCACGGCCTGCGAGGCGGACGGGAGGATCGTGGAGCGGCGGCTCGCCCGCCCCCTGGTCTCGGGATACCGGCAGATGGTCCTCGACGAATATAGCGTCTTCAATTTCATCACCCGCAATGTCTCGTTCCGCAAATCCACTCTGGAGGGGAACTATTTCGACGAAGCATTCGGCTATTCCAGCCGCAAGGACTCCGGGTACGGCAACGAGGACTTCGAGATGGGCGCGCGACTGTATTTCAGCGGCAAGCGAATCCGCTTCATCAAGGGTTCAGTGGGCGTACACATCCGCCACCGGGACAGCGCGCACAACGACAACAAGCTGCTGGCCAACATCCGCAACTGGAACCGGCTGCTGGACAAGCACCCGGACCTCCCCCGGGTGGACCGGCAATACTGCCAGTGGCGAACCAGGTCCCTGCTCGCCAAGGGGTCGGGACAGCGCGACTCGGACGAGGTCAGGACCCTCAGGGCGCGGCTCGCAAATGGATTCCCGCCCCCGGTGTCCATCCGTCTTGCGCATCCTCTGCGCATCTTCACCCGTGCGCTGAACGCTCCGTACCAGCGCGAGCTGTTCAAGCTGGGGCACGAATTTCTTCTCGCCGCCGAATACGGCGGCTGGGACCATTCCCTACGCCCACTGCCCCGCATGGCGCGGACGGTCTCCGCCGAAGACGCGGTCCGGGCGCTATGCGACGCGGCCATTCTCGACTTTGACGGACGGGTCGCGCAGTCCGGTTCCGAAGAGGCGAGACGGCTCGACGAGCTGCTTCGTCTCGCCGCGCCCCTGCCCCGCGTGGCCGTGTGCCACGGACTCCCGCCCGGTCCGGCCGCGGACGGTCTCGCCGCCCTGCGCGAACGGCTCGCGGGTGTCCATGTGATCTGCGACTCGCAGGCCTCGGCCCGGCTTTGGGGGTTCGAAGACTGTTCGGTAATCCTCCCCGGCCTCACCCCCTTGGATTTTTCGCCCGGCCGTTGCACCGGAGACTGTCTGACCCTGCCCGAAGAGGCCTTTGCGCAGGACGGCGAAGCGGACGAATGGCTTTCACAAATTCAGGCCCGGCTGGCGGGTCGTTGCGAAGTGAAACGGTTCTCCCCGCCCCCGGTCTATCCTGGATACGCCGAGGGAACCAACGAGCGGGGCCTGGTCGCGCTCCAGGGCTGCGCGGCCTACCTTCGGGACTTCTCCCTGTTTCTCAACCCGTGCGCCGAACAGCCCCTGCCCAGGGTGCTGATCGAGGCCATGACCACCGGGGCGGTCCCTGTGGTCCGGCGGACCGAGGACGCGGAGGCCTACATCCGGGACGGCGTCAACGGGTTCATGACCGATTCCCCGGAAGAGATGGCGGACCGGTTGCTGCTGCTCAAGACCGACGTGGACCTGTGGCGGCGAATGTCCCGCGCCGCCCGGCTGGACGCAATGGACATTTTCAACGTGGACAGGTTTCTCGCGGCCTGGAGCGAAGTGCTCCACCGGCTGGTCCCGGCCACGACGGAATAGTAAAGGAGCGAAGAGATGGATACCCCCCCCCTGATCATCTGCGGAATGCACCGCTCCGGCACCTCGCTGGTGGCCGGACTGCTCTCCGCCTGCGGGCTCGACGTCAGCCCGGAGAGTTTGCTCATGCTGCACCAGGACGACAACCCCACCGGGTTCTACGAGAACCACGAGATCGTGAACATGCACGAGAACGCGCTGGTCCGCGCCGGGTTCGGGTGGGACGCCCCGCCGCCCGCCGACCCCGCCCCGGCCTGGGAACGGTCCGTGGCCCTGACCGAGGACGCCCGAATGACCGCCTCGCGCTACCGGGGCCACGACACCTGGGGGTTCAAGGACCCCAGGGCAAGCCTGTTCATGGGATTCTGGCGATCCCTGTTCCCCGGTGCGCGGTTCCTGGTCTGTCTACGCAACCCGCTGGACGTGGCCCTGTCCCTTCAACGACGTTCCGGTAGCTCCATCATCGCCGGGCTGGCCCTGTGGCAGCGATACTACGAGCACATTGAGCGCGACTTCGACCCGGCCAGGGACATAGCCGTCCACTTCGACGTCCTGCGCCGCGACCCGCAGGGCGATCTGACACGGCTGCTCCATGGATTCGGGCTGCAAGCGACCCCCGACCAGGTCCGGGAGGCGCTGGCCATGATCCGCCCGGCCGCGTCGGACAGCGGGTACAGCCTGCTCGCCGCCAGGGCGCACGGTCTGTCCGAGCGTGGCGCGGCCCTCTATTCCCGGTTCCTAGAATGGTCCGGCCCCGGCTGTGCGGCCCTTTCCGCACGCGAACCTCTGGCCGCGCTCGGCGCCGGATTCGAGGTCGTCAAAGACCAGGGGGCCTGGATGGGACGACAGGGGATCATTCTGGTGGACGCCTCCAAGGCCACCGGCACCCTCGTGTTCTCGTTCAACGCCCGGTCCACCCTGCTCGACTCGTCGCCTACGGGGCAGCTCTCCCTGAACATATCCCTGGACGGCCACGGCGAGACCTCGGTTACGTTGACCGGCGACAGGGCGGAACAAATCTTGCTTGGATTGCCCCAAACCGGGCAAAGGACCTTGACCCTGACGCTCCGCAGCAGCTTCGCCTCGTCGCCCTGCGCCGCCGGAATCGGTCCCGATCCAAGAATTCTGTCAGTCAATATCGGAGGGCTTCAGGTTGTGGAGCAACCCATTGTCCCCCTGCAAAAGTGAGGAGCCCATGGCGACCCAGGTCAGCATCATCGTCCTGTGCTACAACAAGGTAGCGTATACAAAACAGTGCCTTAGGTCACTCTATGCCAACACGGACAAGAGCCGCTTCGAGCTTATCGTCGTGGACAACGCCTCCAGCGACTCCACGCCGGAGATGCTCGCCGAGTTCACCGCAAGCCACCCCAACGTCAAGGTCATCCGCAACGAGGAGAACCTCGGGTTCGTGGGCGGCAACAATTGCGCCCTGGACAGCGTGGAAGGCAAATACGTCATCTTTTTGAACAACGACACCGAGGTCCAGCCCGGCTGGCTCCCGCCCCTGGTGGAGACCATGGCCGAACCGGGAGCGGGCGCCGTGGGCTGCAAGCTGGTTTATCCCGACGGCACGCTCCAGGAGGCCGGAGGGATCATATACACCGACGCCAGCGGCACCAATTTCGGCAAGTTCGACAATCCCAAGCACCCGGAATACTGTTCCTTCCGCGAGGTGGACTACTGCTCGGGCGCAGCCCTCATGGTCCGCGCGGCCCTGTTCCGCGAGCTGGGAGGCTTCGACGCCCGTTACCAGCCCGCCTACTACGAGGACACCGACCTCTGCTTCACCGTCCGCGAGAAGGGGCTCAAGGTCTTCTACGAGCCGCGCAGCGTGGTCGTGCACCACGAGGGCAAAACCGCCGGGACGGACGTGACCAAGGGGTTCAAGCGGTTCCAAGAGATCAACCGCGAGAAATTCATCGAGAAGTGGGCTGCCGAACTCAGGAAGCAGCCCGCGCCCGGGCCCAAGACCGGCGCCAACGTCCGCGCGCTCATCGACCGCAGGTTCCGGGGCAAACCCCAGGTCCTGGCCGCGGCGGACGAACCGCCCCAGTACGACCGCCAGGGCGGTGCGCTGCGCTTCTACCATTTCCTGCAATATCTCGTGGAGTCCGGCCACCAGGTCACCTACTTGGCGCGCAACGTCACCGAGCGTCCGCCGGACGTCTCGCTGGTCCCCTACGTGGAGCGGCTCCGGCGCATGGGCGTGGTCGTGCACGGCCTCAACGCCTTCCAGCCCTCCAAGATGGACGTTTCCCAGACCCTGCCGCCCATCCAGCGGGTGCTGACCGGGCGCGACTTCGAGGCCGCGCTCCTGTTCAGCCACCGCGAGGGCGGGTTTGTCCTGAACCACATCAAGGCCCTGGGGCTGCGCATGCGCATCTTCATGGACTCCGTGGATCTGCATTTCCTGCGCAAGGGGCGCGAGTGCCGCCGCTCCGGCGGTTCCCCGTCCCGCTGGGTGGACTATGCCGAGGGCAAGGCCCAGGAACTCGCCACCTACCGCCAGACCGACTGCGTGTTCACCGCCACCGCCGAGGAGAGCGATTTTCTGCAACGCGGCCTGGGCATCCGCCAGGCGGCCTACGTCCCGGACACCTTCCCGCTGTCCAAGGACGTGCCCGGCTTCGACGAGCGCGAGGGGCTGGTCTTCCTGGCCGGTTTCCGCCATGCCCCGAACCTGGACGCGGCCATGTACCTGATGAGCGAGATCCTGCCCCACATCCGCAAGGAGCTGGGCGACGTGCTCCTGTACATGGTGGGCGACGGGCCGCCGGACTCCCTCAAGAAGCTGGCCGACGAGCACACCGTCATCACCGGATGGGTCCCCAAGCTCGAACCGTACCTGAGCAGGATGCGCGTGGGTTTGGTGCCCATCAACTACGGCGCGGGCATCAAGGGCAAGCTCTGCCGGGCCATGGGCTACGGCACCCCCAACGTGTCCACCACCGTGGGCGCGGAGGGCATCGGCCTGACCCACGAGAAGAACGTGCTCCTGGCCGACGACCCGGCGTCCTTCGCCAAAGCCGTCGCCCGGCTGTACAACGACCGGGAGCTGTGGGAGCGGCTGTCCCGCAACGGCTACGACCACATCCGGGAACGGCACTCGCGGGAGAGCGTCAGCAGGATCCTGCTGGGCACCATGTTCCCGGCCGAGTCCATCGCCGAGTTCCCCCAGGTCCGGGACATGCGCTTCTTCGACCTCGTGTCCGGGGGCTACGTGGGTCTGGAAAGCGGCCGGTTGGCCGAGGCCCAGTCGGAGTTCCGCCGGGTCATCGAGCTGTACCCCGGCGCGGCCGAGGGCTACATCGGCCTGGCCAGGACCTATCTCGCCCAGGGCAAGGCCAGGGAGGCACAGGCCACCCTCGCCCGGACCCCGGAGAGTGAAACCGGGAGACAGGAATTCACCATCACCCAGGCGCGCTGCCTGCTCGCCTTCGGCAGGAAGGGTATCGCCCTCAAGCTGCTCGACGACCTGGCGTCCAGGGACCTGTTCGACGTCTTCTTCATGGAGGAGCTGGGCACCCTGCAGTTCGCCGCCGGAGGGAGGGAGCAGGCGCAGCGGAGCCTGGAACGCGCCCTCAAACTTGAAAACGACATGTCCACCAGGGTCCGGCTGCGCACCGCCCTGGCCGACGTCAAGAAGGCGCTGGGCGACGTGCCCGGCGCGCTGGAACAGCTCTCCGCCGTCAGCCAGATGTACATCGACATCAACGAGCTCGAGGGGTTCCACGCCCTGGACGCCAAGATGGGCGAACTCGTCGCCGAGGCCCTGCCCCCGGCGGCCGAATTGGCCCAGCCCACCCCGGAGGAGCTGCGCGAGCTGGCCCCGGTGCTGCGCCTGACGGGCATGCGCGTGGGCCGTCTCGGCCCCATCAGCAGCCGCGAGTACGCCCTGCACCGCGCTCGTCCCGAAGAGGCCCCCGACTGGCTCGCCGAGGTTTTCGCCGGCCTAGACCGCCTGGCCCGCAGAAACGGGGGCAAGGCAACGTCCAGGTCCGGACGTTCTAGCAAAAAGGCCACTTCCCCAAACGAAGGTTGACAATGTGCATAATCAACAACAGTAAGAAATTCATTTTCATACATATCCCAAAGACCGCCGGAACGTCCGTGGCCCTGTTCTTCTCCAGATACAGCCGGTATTGCGACCTGGAGATCGGGGCAACCCAGCTGGGCGAGGCGATCCAGCCGGAATTCTTAAAGCGGTTCAAGATCTGGAAGCATTCCACCGCCCAAGAGATCAAGTCCGTGGTCGGAGACGCGATCTTCGAGGAATACAAGACGTTCACTTTCGTGCGGAATCCCTACGACAGGCTCTTTTCCACGTACAAGTTCCTAAAAACTTGGCCGCACTGGCCCGGCCACGAAAAGTTCGTCCAGTTCCAGACCTACCAGCAGTTCATCGAGTCCGGCTGGTGGACCGGCAAGGTCAAGCCGGACCGGATGTTCCGCAGGCAGATCAGCTGGATCAGGGAGAGCAGCAGAGGCCCCCTGCTGAAGATCGATTTCATCTGCAAGCTGGAAAACATCAAGAACGACATCGACCGGCTCTGCGAGGGCATCGGCCTGGACAGGGAGCGGGGCGGACGCATCCAGAGGATCAACAAGGCCGAGCTCCAGGAAAGGAACGTGCTGCCCGAGAACCTGCTGAAAAAGCTCATGCTGTTCTATGCCATCGACTTCGATTACTTCGGCTACAGCACCGACTACGGGAAGTACGCCTTATGATCCGCAACAGCCAGGAACACACCCGGACGAATGCCATTGGAGGATTCATGCCGATCCAGGTCCGGAGGGACACCGTCCTGCACAGCGAAGCGACCCTGCCCGGCACGGGGTACCCCGCGGAAATACTGGCCAGGTTCTCCAGCCACGCCGTGTGGAAAAACTACTTTTCCCAAAATAAGTTCATCAATACGCCGGAATATCTCGCAGCCCTCGTAGACGTCATACGGCGTCAAGGGTTCCACTGCCCCTTCCACCTGCGCCATGTCGCCCCGGACGAAATCCAGTTCGGCCCCAACTACCGCGAGGGGCTTTGCCACGGCGGGCTGAACAGCCGCCAGCGAGCGGTCTGGCTCGAACTGAGCCGCTTCCAGGCGGAACGGCCCGACAGGGAGATGCGGATATACGCCCCGGAGGCGGTCACCGATTTCGCCCTGCTGCTGCGCGGCCGCTACGCGAAGTTCATCGGCTCGGAGTATGCCCCGTCGCCCAAGGACCAGGCCGCCCTCTATCCCATCCGGCACGAGAACCTGCAGAAACTGAGCTTTCCCGACGGCGCGTTCGACGCGGTGGTGGTCAACGACGTGCTGGAACACGTCCCGGACGTGGACCTCTGCCTGCGCGAAATGGCGAGGATACTCCGACCGGATGGAGCACTCGTGACCACGTTTCCATTCGCCATGGGGAACGCCCAGTCGATCATCAAGGCACGGTTGACCGAAAGTGGAATAGAGCACCTCGACGAACCGCAATACCACGGCAACCCTGTGGACCCAAAGGGAAGCCTCGCCTTCGAGATTCCTGGCTGGAACATTCTCGAACGCGCCAAGGAGAGCGGTTTTTCAACGGTCGAAATGGTCTACGAAACATCCCTCCACCACGGCATCCTCGGTGGCGGGTTCTCGGGAATTTTCACAATGGTGGCAAGACGCTGACAGCCGTCTCTCAAGGGGCTGAATCCAGTCAACCACCGGGCATGACGATTCGAGCAAATAACAGTAAGCCCGCCTAGGCAGGATGATGATGTTGCAAGGAACGCGTAGTACAGCTGTCGAATGCATAATTTATACTAATTGCCAAGGTCCAAAGCTTTTATCCATACTTCGAAAATCAAAAAAATTTAATCAGTTATTCAGAGCGAAAGCTTTTCAAAATTTTTGCAATGAAGTCCCAACAGACCGTGAATTAGAAATATGCAACTTATTTATATATCAAGAATTATCAGAGAAGTGGGACAACGCGAGCACAAACTCGATCATAAAAAAGCTTCCACCAGACTGTATTTGTTTTTGCATTCCAAAATTTAAGTGCGAACTATTTTGGCCTTTTCATTGCCGGAATCCTTTCAACAAACAAAATGAAGGTCAAATCCATGGAATGTTCCCATATGGAGACTCAAAAGTCTTTGATCTAATGACTGTGAAAAACAAAACACCGAAGCAACTTGCGGAAGAATATGCATCACTCGATCTATCAAAAATCATTGATTTCGACGCACTACTGATTAAGATACTCAACTATTATCGTGAACACCACAATTCACGGGATTACAATTTTTCCAGTGTATTTAAAGTGAATCTTTCACACAAACACATGTTTCGATCATTCAACCACCCTACAAATACAGTACTTCTTGATGTTGCAAACACAATACTTGAAAAATTTGGACTTGAAAAATTAAAAAACAAAAGCATTTCTGACTTAGAAGATCTCGGACATGACTACAACGTACCAATTCACCCATATATAATAAGTCAATTTAATTTGCGATATAGTAATAAAAAATACAATGTAAACAACAAAATTGTTACGTTTGAAAAATATATTGAAAATTATATAATATATGCATTAAAAAATAAAAATGATAATGATTAATTATTCGTATACAATTATTATATTATTATTTCATAAATTATGAAACATTATTTAACAGATATTTAATTACTAAAATAACTTAAAAAGGCGAATTCAATCTGAAAATCACATATTCTAAAGGTTCTATTCAATGATACAGACATTTAATGAAATAGTGAAGAGTTTCGCCAAAACTATTCCCGATTTCCTCTTTGTCGTGATCGGAGCCAACGATGGCATGACGGGCGATCCAATTTACCCTTTCATCAAGGAATACGGTTGGAAGGGTGTGCTGGTCGAACCCCAGAAAAACCGATTTGACGAACTGGTTAGGAATTTCGCCGGGCAGGACGGCCTGGCCTTTGAAAACGCGGCCATCGCCGAGACACCGGGCACGGTGATACTGAACACCTGCGGCGAGCTCGGAATGGGTTCCTCGCTCATGCCGGACGAATACTTTCTCGAAGTCAAGCCGCAGGCATTCGCCAACCGCCAAGCGTGTGGCGGTACGGTCCCCGTGAAGGTGGACGCCATCACCCTGGATGACCTCCTCTACAAACACAAGATGGCGAAGGTCGACCTGTTCTCCATCGATGTCGAAGGGTATGACTTCAACATCATTAAAATGATAAATTTCGAACACTACAAGCCGTCCCTCATCAACTATGAATCCGACAAGCTTGGAAAACAAAAACAACTTTGCGAGCGGCTGCTGCGGGCCTATGGCTATCAATTTCATTATCATGGGCTGGACACACTGGCCTATCTGATTTCTCCGGAGGATTGATTGATGAACAACGGGATGGCTCAACCCGTCATCATGCTGGGATGCCAGCGTTCCGGCACGACGTATCTGGCGAAGGTGCTTGGACTCCATGAGAAGGGCTTCTTCTGGAGCGAGGCCACGGTGTTCCGATACATGGTCCTATTCTTCTGGAACTACATCCGCGACCGAGGGTCCTTCCGCCAGCCCCGGTTCATGGAGGTCCTCCACATGCTCAAGGCCCCGCGCGGCATGCCCATCAACGAGCAGGGCGAGAAAATCCTGGCCAGCTTCGAGCGGACGCTCCTCGGCTACTTCAACGACGGGCGTCTCGAAGCGTGGGCGGACAAGGGCCGGAAGCGGGAATTTCTCCAGGCGCTGTCCTACGACACCATGACCCTCGGCGCGTCCGAGGTGGCCTACTGGGGCGACAAGTACCCGGAATACGTGTTCCAGATCCCCGAACTCGTGGATATGTTCCCCGAGGCGCGGTTCGTCTTCGTCATCCGCAACCCCTATGCCGTGGCCGAATCCCTTGTCCGGCACCTCAACCCCAGGGACCGGGTGGCGGGCGGCATGCGCTTCACCCTCAAGGACTGCTGGGACCAGTGGTTCGATTGGAACCGCGTCTGGATCGAGAACCACGAGCTGATCCCGGCCGCGAACCGGTTCGTGATCCGCTACGAGGAGTTCCTGCTGGACACCGGGCGCGTCATGGGAGACCTCTCCGCCTTCATGGACGTGGACCTGATGGCCTCGCCCGGCATCCGAAACGAGCTGAAGGCGATCCAGCCGCACAACCTGGACAAGTGGAAGAAGACCGACGTGTACGAGCAACTGCGGCATATGCCGGTGGCTCCCGACCAGGTGAAGGTTTTCGACTACTACGGCGGGCTGTGATGCACATCGTCTTCCTGACCAGCGAGCAGGCCAATGCGAGGGAGCGCATCCTGATCACCGAGGGGCTTCTGGCGCATCGGGAGCTCGACCTCTCCTTCAACCGGGCGGAATCCGTCATGGGCCGGGCGGTGACCGAGACCGCCCCGGACATATTCGCCGCGCTGGAGTCCTGCGACTACATCCTCCAGTTCGAGGACGAGCACTTCTTCGACGAGGATATAAAGACGTTCATCCGGGAGCGGGGCCTGTACCGCAAGCTCGTGTACCTGGACTTCAAGGACAGCCCGCAGATCGAGATGGACAAACTCGCCCGGTCGCACCGCTACTTCAAGCGGTCCTGGCCCCGCGAGGTCCCGCAAAGCGCGCGGTGCATCCGCATCGGCGAGCACACGGTCCACCCCATCGCCTACGGCGCGCTGAAGTCGTATTTCAGCCCCGGCTTCCGGTCCAAGGAGTACCGATTCGACATCTCCTACATGTTCCCGGAGGACGTGGGCGGCAAGCGCAAGACGGT contains:
- a CDS encoding glycosyltransferase, whose translation is MPERSVTTGGERFALRDRILRDIRELRLLRLPHPRLIMLHERAMELCAALEQGLRTVAGGDPALADNIGPALEGLCGLLRDQARRAADELDAVEGLVGYMRLPGELATLHKRAGELAAEIAGDGQDDRFASRWTELADAVDRLGSAARRACAFAEPRIEAGVGSIDRVFSMLERNPGLAPVRREAQLALTQRAHEVLGECWLFDKNYYTGEAAAGTEGVSDLLAHYLSAGETARPHPFFDPAHYRQSYPEVTRLRYFALEHFNRYGEVLYYDPGPDFDTLYYLEANDDVLQAGIPPLRHFVGHGLPEGRSPSPRALGFFSDRFIGASAARPAILASPAELEGTLGRVRSWLETAHGGPVPVLGSLDGDLPDVLFFGATGATLLRDGKALSALTGRSAVYVGDDPQADLDGLPDTDTFPLDRLCAFTTDGGRFLRWQESERPRRLLHHPFADPHSSLPILRALLDRAARNVPFSNRRYFPETAPDNGPCISVVSIIYRKAKEMISFLQGLNGQNLARPYEVVLVDDASPDDAVDEVERWLREIRSAGLLNRFMTVRVLRNESNRGNCVSRNRGIEAAKAEIVLVADGDVHFSTGSLGAHLRAYRNGDCDAVIGFSLFDMDGEMAEEWVTACEADGRIVERRLARPLVSGYRQMVLDEYSVFNFITRNVSFRKSTLEGNYFDEAFGYSSRKDSGYGNEDFEMGARLYFSGKRIRFIKGSVGVHIRHRDSAHNDNKLLANIRNWNRLLDKHPDLPRVDRQYCQWRTRSLLAKGSGQRDSDEVRTLRARLANGFPPPVSIRLAHPLRIFTRALNAPYQRELFKLGHEFLLAAEYGGWDHSLRPLPRMARTVSAEDAVRALCDAAILDFDGRVAQSGSEEARRLDELLRLAAPLPRVAVCHGLPPGPAADGLAALRERLAGVHVICDSQASARLWGFEDCSVILPGLTPLDFSPGRCTGDCLTLPEEAFAQDGEADEWLSQIQARLAGRCEVKRFSPPPVYPGYAEGTNERGLVALQGCAAYLRDFSLFLNPCAEQPLPRVLIEAMTTGAVPVVRRTEDAEAYIRDGVNGFMTDSPEEMADRLLLLKTDVDLWRRMSRAARLDAMDIFNVDRFLAAWSEVLHRLVPATTE
- a CDS encoding sulfotransferase; amino-acid sequence: MNNGMAQPVIMLGCQRSGTTYLAKVLGLHEKGFFWSEATVFRYMVLFFWNYIRDRGSFRQPRFMEVLHMLKAPRGMPINEQGEKILASFERTLLGYFNDGRLEAWADKGRKREFLQALSYDTMTLGASEVAYWGDKYPEYVFQIPELVDMFPEARFVFVIRNPYAVAESLVRHLNPRDRVAGGMRFTLKDCWDQWFDWNRVWIENHELIPAANRFVIRYEEFLLDTGRVMGDLSAFMDVDLMASPGIRNELKAIQPHNLDKWKKTDVYEQLRHMPVAPDQVKVFDYYGGL
- a CDS encoding glycosyltransferase; protein product: MATQVSIIVLCYNKVAYTKQCLRSLYANTDKSRFELIVVDNASSDSTPEMLAEFTASHPNVKVIRNEENLGFVGGNNCALDSVEGKYVIFLNNDTEVQPGWLPPLVETMAEPGAGAVGCKLVYPDGTLQEAGGIIYTDASGTNFGKFDNPKHPEYCSFREVDYCSGAALMVRAALFRELGGFDARYQPAYYEDTDLCFTVREKGLKVFYEPRSVVVHHEGKTAGTDVTKGFKRFQEINREKFIEKWAAELRKQPAPGPKTGANVRALIDRRFRGKPQVLAAADEPPQYDRQGGALRFYHFLQYLVESGHQVTYLARNVTERPPDVSLVPYVERLRRMGVVVHGLNAFQPSKMDVSQTLPPIQRVLTGRDFEAALLFSHREGGFVLNHIKALGLRMRIFMDSVDLHFLRKGRECRRSGGSPSRWVDYAEGKAQELATYRQTDCVFTATAEESDFLQRGLGIRQAAYVPDTFPLSKDVPGFDEREGLVFLAGFRHAPNLDAAMYLMSEILPHIRKELGDVLLYMVGDGPPDSLKKLADEHTVITGWVPKLEPYLSRMRVGLVPINYGAGIKGKLCRAMGYGTPNVSTTVGAEGIGLTHEKNVLLADDPASFAKAVARLYNDRELWERLSRNGYDHIRERHSRESVSRILLGTMFPAESIAEFPQVRDMRFFDLVSGGYVGLESGRLAEAQSEFRRVIELYPGAAEGYIGLARTYLAQGKAREAQATLARTPESETGRQEFTITQARCLLAFGRKGIALKLLDDLASRDLFDVFFMEELGTLQFAAGGREQAQRSLERALKLENDMSTRVRLRTALADVKKALGDVPGALEQLSAVSQMYIDINELEGFHALDAKMGELVAEALPPAAELAQPTPEELRELAPVLRLTGMRVGRLGPISSREYALHRARPEEAPDWLAEVFAGLDRLARRNGGKATSRSGRSSKKATSPNEG
- a CDS encoding class I SAM-dependent methyltransferase; protein product: MIRNSQEHTRTNAIGGFMPIQVRRDTVLHSEATLPGTGYPAEILARFSSHAVWKNYFSQNKFINTPEYLAALVDVIRRQGFHCPFHLRHVAPDEIQFGPNYREGLCHGGLNSRQRAVWLELSRFQAERPDREMRIYAPEAVTDFALLLRGRYAKFIGSEYAPSPKDQAALYPIRHENLQKLSFPDGAFDAVVVNDVLEHVPDVDLCLREMARILRPDGALVTTFPFAMGNAQSIIKARLTESGIEHLDEPQYHGNPVDPKGSLAFEIPGWNILERAKESGFSTVEMVYETSLHHGILGGGFSGIFTMVARR
- a CDS encoding FkbM family methyltransferase encodes the protein MIQTFNEIVKSFAKTIPDFLFVVIGANDGMTGDPIYPFIKEYGWKGVLVEPQKNRFDELVRNFAGQDGLAFENAAIAETPGTVILNTCGELGMGSSLMPDEYFLEVKPQAFANRQACGGTVPVKVDAITLDDLLYKHKMAKVDLFSIDVEGYDFNIIKMINFEHYKPSLINYESDKLGKQKQLCERLLRAYGYQFHYHGLDTLAYLISPED